CTACGAAACGGATGATAGCTACGAGACGGACGAAGATGACAAACATCACGTAACAGGTGGGATAAATCTCGGTGCATCTACTCTACATGCCGATAAAGATTCCGTGGAAATTGAATACGAAGAGCTcgatcaccaccatcacaatCTACCCAACGGCGTGGCTGCGTCTGAAGAATCCAGCGAAGATCAACCCGATTCCTTCAACAACTCCGAGCTACTGGCGCAGCTAGGTCTCCAACATAAAACTCCACGGGCGAAGAAAAAGGGGAGAAAATCTAGACCCCCACCGGTCACGATCGCTGTTCCGTATCCCGTACACATCGAGCGCAAGGTTCCCGTGTTCATCGAGAAGAAGGTCCCGGTGATCGTGGAGAAGAAGGTTGAAGTACCGGTCGATCGACCCTACGAAGTGCCTGTTCCAGTGCAAGTGCCCGTCCTCGAAAAGGAAGTGGTACACGTTCCCAAACCGATCGTCTTCAACGTCGATCGACCTTACCCGGTGTATGTGCATCGGACTGTGTTCGTGGAGAAGTACCGACCATTCAAAGTGTTGATCAAATCGAGAACTCGCTACTAAACAGTGACAGTTTTACGAGTGACAGTGTCCAAATGAAGCTCCATCGTCGACGAAGTGAAAATGGGAAGCTGATGAAAGTTGCCAATGAGTGGTAGTGCTAACGCGATTGGAATGGTACAAGAAAACAtcggaaaaacaaacgtcaATGAACTGTGCACTTTAAAGACGGAGAGTTAGTGTGGGCCGTTTGACCACTGCGTCTAATCCGTTCGCCAATTTTCGG
This Anopheles marshallii chromosome 3, idAnoMarsDA_429_01, whole genome shotgun sequence DNA region includes the following protein-coding sequences:
- the LOC128716093 gene encoding uncharacterized protein LOC128716093, which produces MEICSSLFFETLAILAFGGTFQRRRKFGRDVLLGHCCMLMLLVFCWQQSPAQGASWRNSAKLYKSDDDYYETDDSYETDEDDKHHVTGGINLGASTLHADKDSVEIEYEELDHHHHNLPNGVAASEESSEDQPDSFNNSELLAQLGLQHKTPRAKKKGRKSRPPPVTIAVPYPVHIERKVPVFIEKKVPVIVEKKVEVPVDRPYEVPVPVQVPVLEKEVVHVPKPIVFNVDRPYPVYVHRTVFVEKYRPFKVLIKSRTRY